In one Myxocyprinus asiaticus isolate MX2 ecotype Aquarium Trade chromosome 1, UBuf_Myxa_2, whole genome shotgun sequence genomic region, the following are encoded:
- the LOC127440644 gene encoding adhesion G-protein coupled receptor G5-like, with the protein MNITLPQELLRENEMEPIVFCTIKSSKLFSHWNITGNKIVLLTAGNKSISGLKNTVNISMALANVGDREPSCQYLDFNTSSFKRDGCTTYYRKNESRVVCSCDHLSYFAVLMAPSPNVSEKDREILTYISLVGCSISLVFLVVAVVLYFTKRHAVSDLSQKVHISLALALILLNVQFLPNHLFAESSSYEVCVCIAILLHYSLLATFTWTAIEGFHLYLLLVRVFNIYIKRYLLKLSLVGWGFPAVVVALILSIDQKAYDRVTLNSTEVNAPSSIHMCYVSNELVKIVTTIGFFGMVFLFNITMWLTALRRILSVGSNHQAFAQKHRAKKDICTMLGITCLLGISWGLVFFSFGSVSTAGLYLFCVFNSLHGFFLFLWFCISKCQSKEDTTKTTNSTISTKQTSSK; encoded by the exons ATGAACATCACACTGCCTCAAGAGTTGCTGAGAGAAAATGAGATGGAGCCGATAGTCTTTTGCACGATCAAATCATCTAAGCTTTTCTCG CACTGGAACATAACTGGCAATAAAATTGTTTTGTTGACTGCTGGAAACAAATCTATCTCAGGCTTGAAGAACACTGTGAACATCTCAATGGCTCTGGCCAATGTT GGGGACAGAGAGCCATCCTGCCAGTATCTTGATTTTAATACTTCAT CATTTAAACGGGACGGTTGTACTACATACTATAGGAAAAATGAGAGCCGGGTTGTCTGTTCGTGTGATCACCTCAGTTATTTTGCTGTGTTAATG GCACCATCACCTAATGTATCTGAGAAGGACAGGGAGATCCTGACCTACATTAGCCTGGTTGGATGCAGCATATCTTTGGTGTTCCTGGTTGTCGCTGTTGTCCTATACTTCACAAAACG ACATGCTGTTTCAGACCTGTCTCAGAAGGTGCACATCAGTCTTGCTTTGGCCCTTATTCTGCTGAATGTGCAGTTTCTCCCAAACCACTTATTTGCAGAATCATCTTCCTATGAAGTATGTGTATGCATTGCAATTCTGCTTCACTACTCTCTCTTGGCCACCTTCACATGGACAGCCATTGAGGGCTTTCACCTGTACCTGCTTCTGGTGCGAGTCTTCAACATCTACATAAAGAGATACCTGCTTAAACTAAGTCTGGTGGGATGGG GTTTCCCTGCTGTGGTTGTTGCACTGATACTCAGCATTGACCAAAAAGCATATGACCGAGTGACTCTGAATTCTACTGAAGTGAATGCTCCCTCTTCCATCCATAT GTGTTATGTCTCTAATGAGCTGGTAAAGATCGTGACAACAATTGGCTTTTTTGGTATGGTGTTTTTGTTTAACATCACTATGTGGCTGACTGCCTTGCGGCGGATCCTCTCAGTGGGTTCAAATCATCAAGCATTTGCACAGAAACACAGAGCCAAAAAAGACATCTGCACAATGCTTGGCATTACCTGTCTGTTGGGCATCAGCTGGGGTTTGGTGTTCTTCTCCTTTGGCAGTGTCAGCACAGCAGGCCTTTACCTCTTCTGTGTCTTCAATTCACTTCATG